The following are encoded together in the Thermoanaerobaculia bacterium genome:
- a CDS encoding thymidylate synthase, producing the protein MRPYLDLLRQILDRGVEKADRTGTGTLSLFGHQMRFDLRASFPLMTTKKLHLKSIVHELVWFLSGSTNVAYLRQNGVTIWDEWADAEGELGPVYGHQWRSWPARDGGEIDQIARLIEGIRSNPDSRRHIVSAWNPADLDRMALPPCHALFQFYVARGELSCQLYQRSADVFLGVPFNIASYALLCAMVAQVTGLRPGEFVHTFGDVHLYLNHLDQAREQLAREPRALPRLELNPEVRSIFDFRFEDVTFNGYEPHPAIRAPIAI; encoded by the coding sequence TTGCGACCCTACCTCGACCTCCTCCGTCAGATCCTCGACCGTGGCGTCGAGAAGGCCGACCGCACCGGCACCGGCACGCTCTCGCTCTTCGGTCACCAGATGCGCTTCGACCTGCGCGCGAGCTTCCCGCTCATGACGACCAAGAAGCTCCATCTCAAGTCGATCGTGCACGAGCTCGTCTGGTTCCTCTCGGGGAGCACCAACGTCGCCTACCTGCGCCAGAACGGGGTCACCATCTGGGACGAGTGGGCCGACGCCGAGGGCGAGCTGGGACCGGTCTACGGCCATCAGTGGCGTTCCTGGCCGGCACGCGACGGCGGCGAGATCGACCAGATCGCCCGCTTGATCGAGGGCATCCGGTCGAACCCCGACTCCCGCCGCCACATCGTCTCGGCCTGGAATCCGGCCGATCTCGACCGCATGGCGCTGCCGCCCTGTCACGCGCTCTTCCAGTTCTACGTCGCGCGCGGCGAGCTCTCCTGTCAGCTCTACCAGCGCAGCGCCGACGTCTTTCTCGGCGTGCCGTTCAACATCGCCTCCTACGCTCTGCTCTGCGCCATGGTCGCCCAGGTCACGGGCCTGCGTCCGGGCGAGTTCGTCCACACCTTCGGCGACGTTCACCTCTACCTGAACCACCTCGACCAGGCGCGCGAGCAACTTGCGCGCGAGCCGCGGGCGCTGCCGCGCCTCGAGCTCAACCCCGAGGTGCGTTCGATCTTCGACTTCCGCTTCGAAGACGTGACCTTCAACGGCTACGAGCCGCACCCGGCGATCCGGGCGCCGATCGCCATATGA
- a CDS encoding M23 family metallopeptidase: protein MHSKHYTLILVRNEGSRFRKWRVSQLQVVALAALVGTLTLAAAWSTWSAFSSRVNRGELARLQEENETLRLTNQSFENRLDGLQTRLSDSEDRTRKLAIVAGLENLGASSESGIGGPLRSGAAAGAAPDGTAAQIAQVEGRSEFLNQTLSQVEARLTDNLRLISSTPSIVPVRGIFTSTFGYRRDPITGQRAYHSGIDISASPGKPVKSTADGVVTKTEQYGGLGRAVFVAHGFGVTTVYAHLSRINVTPGQRLERGAIVGLVGNTGRATGYHLHYEVQVNGEPVNPLAYILERADGAL from the coding sequence ATGCACTCCAAACACTACACGCTGATACTCGTGCGCAATGAAGGATCGCGGTTCCGCAAGTGGCGGGTGAGCCAGCTTCAAGTCGTCGCCCTCGCCGCGCTCGTCGGAACCCTCACTCTCGCCGCCGCCTGGTCCACCTGGTCCGCCTTCTCCTCCCGAGTCAACCGCGGTGAGCTCGCCCGCCTCCAGGAAGAGAACGAGACCCTCCGCCTGACCAATCAGTCGTTCGAGAACCGGCTGGACGGCCTCCAGACCCGGCTCTCCGACTCCGAAGACCGCACCCGCAAGCTTGCCATCGTCGCCGGCCTCGAGAATCTCGGCGCGAGCTCCGAGTCCGGCATCGGCGGCCCCCTGCGCTCCGGCGCTGCCGCGGGTGCGGCGCCGGACGGCACGGCGGCGCAGATTGCCCAGGTGGAAGGGCGATCGGAATTCCTGAACCAGACGCTGTCGCAGGTCGAAGCCCGTCTGACGGACAATCTGCGGTTGATCTCCTCGACGCCGTCGATCGTGCCCGTGCGCGGCATCTTCACCAGCACCTTCGGCTATCGCCGCGATCCGATCACCGGCCAGCGCGCCTACCACTCCGGCATCGACATCTCGGCCTCCCCCGGCAAGCCCGTCAAGTCAACCGCCGACGGCGTCGTCACCAAGACCGAGCAGTACGGCGGTCTCGGCCGCGCGGTCTTCGTCGCCCACGGCTTCGGCGTCACCACGGTCTACGCCCACCTTTCCCGGATCAACGTCACGCCGGGTCAACGCCTCGAACGCGGCGCCATCGTCGGCCTGGTCGGCAACACCGGTCGCGCCACCGGCTATCACCTGCACTACGAAGTGCAGGTGAACGGTGAGCCGGTCAACCCGCTGGCCTATATCCTCGAGCGCGCCGACGGCGCTCTCTGA
- a CDS encoding LemA family protein, whose product MTKALGCGIAIVGLLVLVGFMGVGQYNGLVGSEQAVSAAWAQVENTYQRRADLIPNLVATVKGSAAFEQETLQAVVEARSRVGQVSGQATQQILDNPEKFAQFQQAQDGLSSALSRLLVVVERYPELKSTAAFSDLMTQLEGTENRITVERMRFNEVAREYNTRLAKFPTNLFARILGWHFTARPYFAATAGAETAPKVEF is encoded by the coding sequence ATGACCAAGGCTCTCGGATGTGGAATTGCAATTGTCGGACTGCTGGTACTCGTCGGTTTCATGGGCGTCGGGCAGTACAACGGACTCGTCGGCAGTGAGCAGGCGGTTTCGGCCGCCTGGGCGCAGGTGGAGAACACTTACCAGCGGCGCGCCGACCTGATTCCCAATCTGGTGGCGACGGTCAAGGGCTCGGCCGCCTTCGAACAGGAGACCCTGCAGGCGGTCGTCGAGGCACGCAGTCGCGTCGGCCAGGTGAGCGGTCAGGCGACCCAGCAGATCCTCGACAACCCCGAGAAGTTCGCCCAGTTCCAGCAGGCGCAGGACGGCCTCTCCTCGGCGCTCTCCCGCCTGCTGGTGGTGGTGGAACGGTACCCGGAGTTGAAGTCGACGGCCGCCTTCTCCGACCTCATGACGCAGCTCGAAGGGACCGAGAACCGGATCACCGTCGAGCGCATGCGGTTCAACGAGGTGGCGCGGGAATACAACACGCGGCTCGCCAAGTTCCCGACCAACCTCTTCGCCCGGATCCTCGGCTGGCACTTCACCGCGCGGCCGTACTTCGCCGCCACTGCCGGCGCGGAAACCGCACCCAAGGTCGAGTTCTAG
- a CDS encoding TPM domain-containing protein, with the protein MTTPPGGSDLRKRPRLASLGRGWALVVFAACVALFGLPGAGGPVAGWAAASGRPVPEKPARWVTDQAGVLSPGAAGAIDGKLEAFEKAQGSQVLVAIFPALPENEVLEEYTQRVAEAWRVGRAKQDDGVVLFLFVADRALRLEVGYGLEGALTDLESKQILQNTVIPYLRNGDYDGGFNAGADAILVAIQGEYTADAGGRTGQRSKGGGLVFFIFIVVMLILISAAKNRGGRHSNWTGGGGGFGGGGFGGGGFGGGFGGGGGGFSGGGGSFGGGGASARW; encoded by the coding sequence TTGACGACGCCCCCTGGCGGCAGCGATCTCCGCAAGCGCCCGCGCCTCGCCTCTCTTGGGCGAGGGTGGGCGCTTGTCGTCTTTGCCGCCTGCGTCGCGCTGTTCGGGTTGCCCGGAGCCGGCGGACCTGTCGCCGGCTGGGCAGCTGCCTCCGGCCGGCCGGTGCCCGAGAAGCCGGCACGGTGGGTCACGGATCAGGCGGGGGTGCTCTCGCCCGGCGCCGCGGGCGCGATCGACGGCAAGCTCGAGGCGTTCGAGAAGGCGCAAGGCTCGCAGGTCCTGGTCGCAATCTTTCCCGCCCTGCCCGAGAACGAGGTCCTGGAGGAGTACACGCAGCGGGTCGCCGAGGCCTGGCGAGTCGGGCGCGCGAAGCAGGACGATGGCGTCGTGCTCTTCCTCTTCGTCGCCGACCGGGCGTTGCGCCTCGAAGTGGGCTACGGGCTCGAAGGCGCCCTGACCGACCTCGAGTCGAAGCAGATCCTGCAGAACACCGTAATCCCGTACCTGCGCAACGGCGACTACGACGGCGGTTTCAACGCCGGCGCCGACGCGATCCTGGTCGCCATCCAGGGCGAGTACACCGCCGATGCCGGGGGCCGAACGGGCCAGAGATCGAAGGGCGGTGGCCTCGTCTTCTTCATCTTCATCGTCGTGATGCTCATCCTGATCAGCGCCGCGAAGAACCGCGGCGGCCGCCACAGCAACTGGACCGGCGGCGGTGGAGGATTCGGCGGCGGGGGTTTCGGAGGCGGCGGTTTCGGCGGTGGCTTCGGTGGCGGTGGCGGCGGTTTCTCGGGTGGCGGGGGCTCCTTCGGCGGCGGCGGCGCCAGCGCCCGCTGGTAA
- the secA gene encoding preprotein translocase subunit SecA yields MLNKVITKVFGNKHERDVKRLQPMVAAINALEPGIRALSDEALRGKTEEFRRELASGKSLDDLLVPAFAVVREAARRVLGMRHYDVQLVGGMVLHQGKIAEMRTGEGKTLVATLPSYLNALAGKGVHIVTVNDYLARRDAEWMGRVHQFLGLSVGIVQHDISDVNRRAAYQCDITYCTNNELGFDYLRDNMKFDLAAMVQRGHFFAIVDEVDSILIDEARTPLIISGPSEESVDKYYRIDKIIPRLERGEEIEDKDGNKHTTGDFLVDEKAHTVALTDQGVGKVEKLLGVDNLYDMENMDLIHGVNQGLRAHYLYRRDVEYLIKDGQVVIVDEFTGRMMPGRRWSDGLHQAVEAKEGVKIERENQTLATITFQNFFRMYKKLSGMTGTAVTEASEFEHIYKLDVVVIPTNRDMIRADRPDLVYRSAREKWDATVEEIEDCHAKGQPTLVGTLSIEKSEMLSGMLKRKGIPHVVLNAKYHEREASIVAQAGRKGAVTIATNMAGRGTDILLGGNPEGLARSEADPTVETEAEAYQNAYDQYLVTCAREREEVLAAGGLHIIGTERHESRRIDNQLRGRAGRQGDPGSSRFFMSLEDDLMRLFGSERIQGLMGRLGMEEGEAIEHNMVSRAIERAQKQVEGRNFETRKHLLEYDDVMNKQREAIYKLRRDIFDGTEGRDYIVGVSKDILETLVATHCPEKTEPAEWTLSELVKEVLSYYDIDLHTRGLKLAEMTDREIAEEVWAMVEAKYLDKEQRLGPELLRMLERDVMLRYVDLAWKDHLLALDHLKEGIGLRGYGQRDPLQEYKKESYELFQALKERVEDTVIKTLFRMEPVSEQQLEEERLRRERSAPPQRLVFSAPQVQPATAAGSAPGGPSGPPGRPGPPPAPQPIRVEDKTGRNDPCPCGSGKKYKKCHGATA; encoded by the coding sequence ATGCTGAATAAGGTCATCACGAAGGTTTTCGGCAACAAACACGAGCGCGACGTCAAGCGCCTGCAGCCGATGGTCGCCGCGATCAACGCCCTCGAGCCCGGAATCCGGGCGCTCTCCGACGAGGCGCTGCGCGGCAAGACCGAGGAGTTCCGAAGGGAGCTCGCCTCCGGCAAGAGCCTCGACGATCTCCTCGTGCCGGCTTTCGCGGTCGTCCGCGAGGCGGCGCGCCGGGTCCTCGGCATGCGCCACTACGACGTCCAGCTGGTCGGCGGCATGGTCCTGCACCAGGGCAAGATCGCCGAGATGCGGACCGGCGAGGGCAAGACCCTGGTCGCGACCCTCCCCAGCTACCTCAACGCCCTCGCCGGCAAGGGCGTCCACATCGTCACGGTCAACGACTACCTGGCGCGCCGGGACGCCGAATGGATGGGGCGCGTCCACCAGTTCCTGGGCCTCTCGGTCGGCATCGTCCAGCACGACATCTCCGACGTCAACCGGCGCGCGGCGTACCAGTGCGACATCACCTATTGCACCAACAACGAGCTCGGCTTCGACTACCTGCGCGACAACATGAAGTTCGACCTCGCCGCCATGGTGCAGCGGGGGCACTTCTTCGCCATCGTCGACGAGGTCGACTCGATCCTCATCGACGAAGCGCGGACGCCGCTGATCATCTCCGGGCCCTCCGAAGAGTCCGTCGACAAGTACTACCGGATCGACAAGATCATCCCGCGGCTCGAACGGGGCGAGGAGATCGAGGACAAGGACGGCAACAAGCACACCACCGGCGACTTCCTCGTGGACGAGAAGGCGCACACCGTGGCCCTCACCGACCAGGGTGTCGGCAAGGTGGAAAAGCTCCTCGGCGTCGACAACCTCTACGACATGGAGAACATGGACCTGATCCATGGCGTCAACCAGGGGCTGCGCGCGCACTACCTCTACCGGCGCGACGTCGAGTACCTGATCAAGGACGGCCAGGTGGTCATCGTCGACGAGTTCACCGGCCGCATGATGCCCGGCCGCCGCTGGTCCGACGGCCTGCACCAGGCCGTCGAGGCGAAGGAGGGCGTCAAGATCGAGCGCGAGAACCAGACGCTCGCCACGATCACCTTCCAGAACTTCTTCCGCATGTACAAGAAGCTCTCGGGCATGACCGGCACGGCGGTGACCGAGGCCTCCGAGTTCGAGCACATCTACAAGCTCGATGTGGTCGTCATCCCGACCAACCGCGACATGATCCGCGCCGACCGCCCCGACCTCGTCTATCGCAGCGCGCGCGAGAAATGGGACGCGACGGTCGAGGAGATCGAGGACTGCCACGCCAAGGGCCAGCCGACGCTCGTCGGCACCCTGTCGATCGAGAAGAGCGAGATGCTCTCCGGGATGCTCAAGCGCAAGGGGATCCCCCACGTCGTCCTGAACGCCAAGTACCACGAGCGTGAGGCTTCGATCGTGGCTCAGGCCGGGCGCAAGGGGGCGGTCACCATCGCCACCAACATGGCCGGCCGCGGCACCGACATCCTCCTCGGCGGCAACCCCGAAGGGCTCGCCCGCTCCGAGGCCGATCCGACTGTCGAGACCGAGGCGGAGGCCTATCAGAACGCCTACGATCAGTACCTCGTCACCTGTGCCCGCGAGCGCGAAGAGGTCCTCGCGGCCGGCGGTCTCCACATCATCGGCACCGAACGCCACGAGTCGCGGCGTATCGACAATCAGTTGCGCGGCCGCGCCGGACGTCAGGGCGACCCGGGCTCCTCACGCTTCTTCATGTCGCTCGAAGACGACCTCATGCGGCTCTTCGGTTCGGAGCGAATCCAGGGCCTGATGGGCCGCCTCGGCATGGAAGAGGGCGAGGCGATCGAGCACAACATGGTCTCGCGGGCCATCGAACGCGCCCAGAAGCAGGTCGAAGGGCGCAACTTCGAGACCCGCAAGCACCTGCTCGAGTACGACGATGTGATGAACAAGCAGCGCGAGGCGATCTACAAGCTGCGCCGCGACATCTTCGACGGCACCGAAGGCCGCGACTACATCGTCGGCGTGAGCAAGGACATCCTCGAGACCCTGGTCGCGACGCACTGCCCCGAGAAGACCGAGCCCGCGGAATGGACGCTCTCCGAGCTCGTGAAAGAGGTCCTCTCCTACTACGACATCGACCTCCATACCCGCGGCCTGAAACTCGCCGAGATGACGGACCGCGAGATCGCCGAGGAGGTCTGGGCGATGGTCGAGGCGAAGTATCTCGACAAGGAGCAGCGCCTGGGCCCCGAGCTCCTCCGGATGCTCGAACGCGACGTCATGCTGCGCTACGTCGATCTCGCCTGGAAGGACCACCTGCTGGCCCTGGACCATCTCAAGGAGGGAATCGGCCTGCGCGGCTACGGTCAGCGCGACCCCCTGCAGGAGTACAAGAAAGAGAGCTACGAGCTCTTCCAGGCCCTGAAGGAGCGCGTCGAGGACACCGTCATCAAGACGCTCTTCCGGATGGAACCGGTCTCCGAACAGCAGCTCGAGGAGGAGCGGCTGCGCCGCGAACGCTCGGCGCCGCCCCAGCGCCTGGTCTTCTCCGCCCCCCAGGTGCAACCGGCAACGGCAGCGGGATCGGCTCCCGGAGGCCCTTCCGGCCCCCCCGGCCGACCCGGCCCGCCGCCCGCCCCGCAACCGATCCGCGTCGAGGACAAGACCGGCCGCAACGACCCCTGCCCCTGCGGCTCCGGCAAGAAATACAAGAAGTGCCACGGCGCGACGGC
- a CDS encoding DUF1579 family protein — MKSRIGSGRWMRTLVVVVAVAMAASALAQAPGEQPMTPEQKAQMEAWMKAMTPGKAHQDLAGKTGTWEGTSTMWDAPTTPPQVSQVRAERKMGLGGRVLLDSWSGTMMGMPFEGTGMTGFNNVDGKWWGTWADNFSTGLMTTTGTCDADLKKGCTFTGTYVDPMSGKSRQNRQIVSWPSPDDERMEMWEKGDDGKEWKMMEIVVKRVKK; from the coding sequence ATGAAGAGCCGAATCGGAAGTGGCAGGTGGATGCGAACGCTGGTCGTCGTGGTGGCTGTCGCGATGGCGGCGTCCGCGCTGGCGCAGGCGCCGGGCGAACAGCCGATGACCCCCGAGCAGAAGGCGCAGATGGAGGCCTGGATGAAGGCGATGACGCCGGGCAAGGCGCATCAGGACCTGGCCGGGAAGACGGGCACCTGGGAGGGCACCTCGACCATGTGGGATGCGCCGACCACGCCGCCTCAGGTCAGCCAGGTGCGCGCCGAGCGCAAGATGGGGCTCGGCGGCCGGGTGCTCCTCGACAGCTGGAGCGGCACCATGATGGGAATGCCGTTCGAAGGCACGGGGATGACCGGCTTCAACAACGTGGACGGCAAGTGGTGGGGGACCTGGGCCGACAACTTCAGCACGGGTCTGATGACGACGACGGGTACCTGCGACGCCGACCTGAAGAAGGGCTGCACCTTCACCGGAACCTACGTCGATCCGATGAGCGGCAAGAGCCGGCAGAACCGGCAGATCGTCTCCTGGCCCTCCCCCGACGACGAGCGGATGGAGATGTGGGAGAAGGGCGACGACGGCAAGGAGTGGAAGATGATGGAGATCGTGGTGAAGCGCGTCAAGAAGTAG
- a CDS encoding dihydrofolate reductase: MSAVGEPTAGERRGRGPGTAPIAAIAAIAANGVLGRDGGLPWRLPADLKRFKRLTLGHHLILGRRTWETLDAPLPGRIPVVVTRRAGSLPGVLQAATVGAALEIAVQAGDSEPFVGGGAEIFRLALEEDRIDRLYLTRIHQEFEGDTWFPAYDEARFRLVRQEDHGVAEGHPYPFSFLDFERRR, translated from the coding sequence ATGAGCGCGGTGGGGGAGCCGACGGCGGGCGAGCGGCGGGGGCGTGGGCCGGGCACTGCGCCGATCGCCGCGATCGCTGCGATCGCTGCGAACGGGGTGCTGGGGCGCGACGGCGGCCTGCCCTGGCGGCTGCCGGCGGATCTCAAACGCTTCAAACGGCTGACGCTCGGACACCACCTGATCCTCGGGCGGCGCACCTGGGAGACGCTCGACGCGCCGCTCCCGGGGCGCATTCCGGTCGTCGTCACGCGGCGCGCCGGCTCGCTCCCGGGGGTGCTGCAGGCGGCGACAGTCGGCGCGGCCCTGGAGATCGCCGTTCAGGCGGGAGATTCCGAACCGTTCGTCGGTGGCGGCGCCGAGATCTTCCGCCTGGCACTCGAGGAGGATCGGATCGACCGCCTCTACCTGACACGAATCCACCAGGAGTTCGAAGGCGATACCTGGTTCCCGGCCTACGACGAAGCGCGCTTCCGTCTGGTCAGGCAGGAGGATCACGGCGTCGCCGAGGGCCATCCCTATCCGTTCAGCTTCCTCGATTTCGAACGTCGCCGTTGA
- a CDS encoding YifB family Mg chelatase-like AAA ATPase has translation MLARALSATPWGIEARPVQVEVDVQTGLPQMQIVGLPDPAVRESRERVRSALRNCGFDLPPRAVTINLAPADLRKEGNHLDLAIALALLAAHGALPAPALEGTMLCGELGLDGSVRPVRAGLAIADLGRTIDCRELLLPAANAGEAASTGALTVRGIRTIGEAVGHLLGTARLPETPSSGGWELAAPFDGAADFAEIRGQEAAKRALEVAAAGGHNLLLIGPPGAGKTMMARALASILPPLTLAEAVAVTKIHSLVAERPPAGLLRRRPFRAPHPGVSAAGMVGGGPVPRPGEVSLAHGGVLFLDELGEFHRDALEALRQPLEEGQVTVVRARAWLTFPARFTLLAAMNPCPCGHLGDTRHACRCPLPAIERYRGRVSGPLLDRIDLHVDVPSIRLQELKERPQQGSSELAARVLAARERQRGRFPADHPAPVNASLTAASIHRECSLAPAGQALLDAAFERLGLSARALHRVLKVARTIADLAAADRIDSAHLAEAIQYRSLDRRLGK, from the coding sequence ATGCTGGCCCGCGCACTTTCCGCCACCCCCTGGGGCATCGAAGCCCGCCCCGTCCAGGTCGAGGTCGACGTTCAGACCGGCCTGCCACAGATGCAGATCGTCGGCCTCCCGGATCCCGCCGTGCGCGAGAGCCGCGAGCGCGTCCGCAGCGCCCTGCGCAACTGCGGTTTCGATCTGCCGCCGCGCGCCGTGACGATCAACCTCGCCCCGGCCGACCTGCGCAAGGAGGGCAACCACCTCGATCTGGCGATCGCTTTGGCCCTCCTCGCCGCTCACGGCGCGCTGCCGGCGCCGGCGCTCGAGGGCACGATGCTGTGCGGCGAGCTCGGCCTCGACGGCAGCGTCCGCCCGGTCCGTGCCGGTCTCGCGATCGCCGACCTCGGCCGCACCATCGACTGCCGCGAGCTCCTCCTGCCGGCCGCCAACGCCGGCGAGGCGGCCTCGACCGGCGCTCTCACGGTGCGCGGCATCCGGACGATCGGCGAGGCGGTCGGGCACCTGCTGGGCACGGCGCGCCTGCCGGAGACGCCGAGCTCCGGCGGCTGGGAGCTCGCCGCCCCGTTCGACGGCGCCGCCGACTTCGCCGAGATCCGCGGCCAGGAGGCGGCGAAACGGGCGCTCGAGGTCGCCGCGGCCGGCGGACACAATCTGCTCCTCATCGGCCCGCCCGGGGCCGGTAAGACCATGATGGCCCGCGCCCTCGCTTCGATCCTGCCGCCGCTCACGCTGGCCGAGGCGGTCGCGGTGACCAAGATCCACTCGCTGGTCGCCGAGCGCCCGCCCGCCGGTCTCCTGCGCCGGCGCCCGTTTCGCGCCCCGCATCCGGGCGTGAGCGCCGCCGGCATGGTCGGCGGCGGCCCGGTACCGCGGCCGGGCGAGGTGAGTCTCGCGCACGGCGGCGTGCTCTTTCTGGACGAGCTCGGCGAGTTCCACCGCGACGCGCTGGAGGCGCTGCGCCAGCCGCTCGAGGAGGGCCAGGTGACGGTGGTCCGGGCGCGCGCCTGGCTGACCTTCCCCGCCCGCTTCACGCTGCTCGCGGCGATGAATCCCTGCCCGTGCGGCCATCTGGGCGACACCCGCCACGCCTGCCGCTGTCCGCTGCCGGCGATCGAGCGCTACCGCGGGAGAGTCTCCGGGCCGCTTCTCGACCGCATCGACCTGCACGTCGACGTGCCGTCGATCCGTCTGCAGGAGCTCAAGGAACGCCCGCAGCAGGGCTCGAGCGAGCTCGCGGCGCGGGTGCTCGCGGCGCGCGAGCGCCAGCGCGGCCGCTTCCCCGCCGATCACCCGGCGCCGGTGAACGCCAGCCTCACCGCGGCGTCGATCCACCGCGAATGCTCGCTCGCGCCGGCGGGCCAGGCGCTGCTCGACGCCGCCTTCGAGCGCCTCGGCCTCTCCGCCCGCGCCCTCCACCGCGTTCTCAAAGTCGCCCGCACCATCGCCGACCTCGCCGCCGCCGACCGCATCGACTCCGCCCACCTGGCCGAAGCCATCCAATACCGCTCCCTCGACCGCCGGCTGGGGAAGTAG
- a CDS encoding kynureninase: MSGGPALAALSAHPNALAAHYRHFRVGERLLLSGHSHQAWPDVAREGVVEAFDDAARSIDEKWELAFARAERVREGYRALLGDPGGEIALGASTHELVVRWLSALPLAAKPRLVTTDGEFHTLRRQLARLRNLARLAGCGIEVVNVAAHPVETLAERLAAAIDERTAAVLTSAVFFETARIVPHLDELAAECRRRETPLLVDSYHALGVLPFSLPALGLESALVTGGGYKYLQLGEGNAFLRLPRGLDLRPVVTGWYAEFWTKTGDKSWDRVDYAPGAAALAGATYDPTSHYRAARVFDFFAEQQLTPAFLREVSQHQVGLLARAFDALHLPETVLRRERSTPLESIAGFLALDTPAAQLLAEKLLVKGVLCDARGRSLRLGPAPYLSDAQLERAVEILGEVARDLPGR; encoded by the coding sequence GTGAGCGGCGGACCGGCGCTCGCGGCGCTCTCTGCCCACCCCAACGCCCTCGCCGCGCACTATCGCCACTTCCGGGTCGGCGAGCGGCTGCTGCTCTCGGGACATTCCCATCAGGCCTGGCCGGACGTCGCGCGCGAGGGGGTCGTCGAAGCCTTCGACGACGCCGCGCGGTCGATCGACGAGAAGTGGGAGCTCGCCTTCGCCCGCGCCGAGCGCGTCCGCGAGGGCTACCGCGCGCTGCTCGGCGATCCCGGTGGGGAGATCGCCCTTGGCGCGAGCACCCACGAGCTCGTCGTGCGCTGGCTCTCGGCGCTGCCGCTCGCCGCGAAACCCCGCCTGGTGACGACCGACGGCGAGTTTCACACCCTGCGCCGGCAGCTCGCGCGGTTGAGAAACCTCGCACGCCTTGCGGGCTGCGGCATCGAGGTGGTGAATGTGGCGGCGCACCCGGTCGAGACGTTGGCAGAACGCCTCGCGGCGGCGATCGACGAGCGCACGGCGGCCGTTTTGACCTCGGCGGTCTTCTTCGAGACGGCTCGGATCGTGCCGCACCTGGACGAGCTCGCGGCCGAGTGCCGGCGGCGCGAGACGCCGCTGCTGGTCGACTCCTACCATGCACTCGGCGTCCTGCCGTTCTCGCTGCCCGCCCTGGGACTCGAGTCCGCTCTGGTCACCGGAGGTGGCTACAAGTACCTGCAGCTCGGAGAGGGCAACGCCTTCCTTCGCCTGCCCCGCGGCCTCGACCTCCGGCCGGTCGTCACCGGCTGGTACGCGGAGTTCTGGACGAAGACCGGCGACAAGAGCTGGGACCGGGTCGACTACGCGCCCGGGGCCGCCGCGCTCGCCGGCGCGACCTACGACCCGACGAGTCACTACCGGGCGGCGCGGGTGTTCGACTTCTTCGCCGAGCAGCAGCTGACGCCGGCTTTTCTGCGCGAAGTCTCGCAGCATCAGGTCGGATTGCTGGCACGCGCTTTCGATGCGCTTCATCTTCCCGAAACCGTCCTTCGGCGCGAGCGCTCGACGCCGCTGGAGTCGATCGCCGGTTTTCTGGCTCTCGACACTCCTGCGGCGCAACTCCTTGCAGAAAAGCTGCTGGTGAAGGGGGTGCTTTGCGATGCTCGCGGCCGGTCGCTGCGCCTCGGGCCGGCGCCCTATTTGAGCGATGCCCAGCTCGAGCGCGCCGTCGAAATCCTCGGCGAGGTCGCTCGCGACCTGCCCGGGCGCTGA